A genomic region of Candidatus Stoquefichus sp. SB1 contains the following coding sequences:
- a CDS encoding ABC transporter ATP-binding protein, whose amino-acid sequence MEYAIEMLNITKEFPGIKANDNITLQVRQGEIHALLGENGAGKSTLMSILFGLYQPDEGQIKINGKEVQINNPNDANKYAIGMVHQHFKLVHNFTVLENIILGVEDTSMGFIKKNDARKKVVELSQKYHLNVDPDAYIEDITVGMQQRVEILKMLFRDNDILIFDEPTAVLTPQEIEELMHIMKGLIKEGKSIIFITHKLNEIKAVADRCTILRKGKYIDTVDVASVSKEEMSEKMVGRKVNFNVEKDEIETGTTILKVENLTYHPKSSHKDILKNISFQVRRGEIVCIAGIDGNGQSELVYALTGMVPVTSGHIYLNDEDITKTSIRYRSDCGMSHIPEDRHKHGLVLDYTLAENLILRNYYKPEFEKHGFIRFDKMNQYANQLIDKFDVRSGEGGKSIARGMSGGNQQKAIIAREIDSNSDLLIAVQPTRGLDVGAIEFIHKQLVEHRDHDKGVLLVSLELDEVMNVSDRILVMYEGEIVADLNPKEIDTKELGLYMAGSKRGVGYE is encoded by the coding sequence TTGGAATACGCAATTGAAATGCTTAATATTACAAAAGAGTTTCCTGGAATTAAAGCCAATGATAATATTACTCTTCAAGTAAGACAAGGTGAAATTCATGCACTTTTAGGTGAAAATGGTGCAGGAAAGTCAACATTGATGAGTATTCTTTTTGGCTTGTATCAGCCAGATGAAGGTCAAATTAAAATCAATGGTAAAGAAGTTCAGATTAACAATCCAAATGATGCCAATAAATATGCGATAGGAATGGTTCACCAGCATTTTAAATTGGTTCATAATTTTACAGTTTTGGAAAATATTATTTTGGGTGTTGAAGATACTTCAATGGGATTTATCAAAAAAAATGATGCTCGTAAGAAAGTTGTTGAATTATCCCAAAAATATCATTTAAATGTTGATCCAGATGCTTATATTGAAGATATTACAGTGGGAATGCAACAACGTGTTGAGATTCTTAAAATGTTATTTAGAGATAATGATATTTTAATTTTTGATGAACCGACGGCTGTTTTGACACCACAGGAAATCGAAGAATTAATGCATATTATGAAAGGATTAATTAAAGAAGGAAAATCAATTATTTTTATTACGCATAAGTTAAATGAAATTAAAGCAGTTGCAGATCGCTGTACGATTTTACGTAAAGGTAAATATATTGATACAGTTGATGTTGCAAGTGTTTCAAAAGAAGAAATGTCTGAGAAAATGGTTGGTAGAAAAGTTAATTTTAATGTTGAAAAAGATGAAATTGAAACAGGTACAACAATTTTAAAAGTTGAAAATTTAACATATCATCCAAAGTCTTCTCATAAAGATATTCTTAAAAATATTTCTTTTCAGGTTCGTAGAGGAGAAATTGTATGTATAGCTGGAATTGATGGGAATGGACAAAGTGAACTCGTTTATGCGTTGACAGGAATGGTTCCGGTGACGAGTGGACATATTTATTTAAATGATGAAGATATTACAAAAACTTCTATTCGATATAGAAGTGATTGTGGTATGTCTCATATTCCTGAAGACCGACATAAACATGGTTTGGTTTTGGATTATACATTAGCTGAAAATCTGATTTTACGAAATTATTATAAACCTGAATTTGAAAAGCATGGTTTTATTCGTTTTGATAAAATGAATCAGTATGCTAATCAGTTGATTGATAAATTTGATGTAAGATCTGGTGAAGGTGGAAAATCAATTGCTAGAGGAATGTCAGGTGGTAATCAGCAAAAAGCAATTATTGCTAGAGAAATTGATAGCAATTCTGATTTACTGATTGCTGTTCAACCAACGAGAGGATTAGATGTAGGAGCAATTGAATTTATTCATAAACAATTAGTAGAACATCGAGATCATGATAAAGGTGTCTTATTGGTTTCGCTTGAATTAGATGAAGTCATGAATGTTAGTGATCGTATTTTGGTTATGTATGAAGGAGAAATCGTTGCTGATTTAAATCCTAAAGAAATTGATACGAAAGAATTAGGTCTTTATATGGCTGGGTCAAAGAGAGGTGTAGGATATGAATAA
- a CDS encoding ABC transporter permease, whose amino-acid sequence MNNLKDRISALFKKEGSKSVVSSLAAIGMGLLFGLLIIVIANPSDALSGFKLLLTGGFYRGAKSLGQVFYLAVPIMMTGLSVAFAFKCGEFNIGTPGQYIVGAFTAVFVALKCTFIPDSILWIFCILAAGIAGALWAIIPGVLKAFKNVNVVISCIMCNYIGMLLVIEGIKAFIYNPAGAESFAVPASKAIPAFGLDLLFPDSNINFGIIIAIGFCILAYIIMNKTTFGYELKACGYNSNAAKYAGMNEKKCIILSMAIAGFFAGVGGAIAYLSGTGKTLPISEVLPNEGFNGIPVALLGFNNPIGCIFAALFIGYINVGGNYMQSLNIAVEVIDIIVASIIYFSSFTLFIKMIFNHHKNKKIKIEEGGHE is encoded by the coding sequence ATGAATAATTTAAAAGATAGAATTTCTGCTTTATTCAAAAAAGAAGGCAGTAAGTCTGTTGTCTCATCTTTGGCTGCGATTGGAATGGGTTTATTGTTTGGACTATTAATTATAGTGATTGCCAATCCATCAGATGCTTTGTCGGGATTTAAATTACTTTTAACAGGTGGTTTTTATCGTGGTGCAAAAAGTTTAGGACAAGTTTTTTATCTTGCTGTTCCTATTATGATGACAGGGCTTTCTGTTGCTTTTGCTTTTAAATGTGGAGAGTTCAATATTGGAACACCAGGACAATATATTGTTGGTGCATTTACAGCTGTTTTTGTGGCTTTAAAATGTACATTTATTCCTGATTCAATATTATGGATTTTCTGTATCTTGGCTGCTGGTATTGCTGGAGCATTATGGGCTATTATCCCAGGTGTTTTAAAAGCCTTTAAAAATGTAAATGTTGTTATTTCATGTATTATGTGTAATTACATTGGTATGTTATTGGTAATTGAAGGAATTAAAGCTTTCATTTATAATCCGGCTGGAGCTGAATCATTTGCTGTACCAGCATCTAAAGCTATACCGGCTTTCGGGTTAGATTTGTTGTTTCCGGATTCAAATATTAACTTTGGAATTATTATTGCTATTGGTTTTTGTATATTAGCTTATATCATTATGAATAAAACAACTTTTGGATATGAATTAAAAGCTTGTGGTTATAATTCTAATGCTGCAAAATATGCTGGTATGAATGAAAAGAAATGTATTATTTTATCAATGGCGATTGCTGGTTTTTTTGCTGGAGTCGGTGGCGCTATTGCTTATCTTTCTGGAACTGGAAAAACATTACCTATCTCTGAAGTTTTACCAAATGAAGGCTTTAATGGTATTCCGGTTGCACTACTTGGTTTTAATAATCCAATTGGTTGTATTTTTGCGGCTTTATTTATTGGATATATTAATGTTGGTGGTAATTATATGCAATCATTAAATATTGCTGTTGAAGTTATTGATATTATTGTTGCATCAATTATCTATTTTAGTTCTTTTACTTTGTTTATTAAGATGATTTTCAATCATCATAAGAATAAAAAAATAAAAATAGAAGAAGGAGGGCATGAATAA
- a CDS encoding ABC transporter permease yields the protein MNIVYFLFAQTLLFAIPLMVVALGGMFSERSGVINIALEGIMILGGFFGIFFINFMQTNQILSGQALLLVALLVAGVVGALFSLLHAFASIHLKADQTISGTALNLFAPALGLFIAKTVQDGVQSVMFENQFRIEAVPILSDIPILGDLFFKNCYLTTFIGIFILIASYVFLMKTRIGLRLRSCGENPQASDAAGISVYKMRYLGVVISGFLAGVGGLIYILPISTEFNCNVAGYGFLALAVLIFGNWKPWRIAGAAFFFGVTKTIAYTYNSISFLAALSLPATAYKLIPYVATLILLAFTSKNSAAPKAEGEPFDKAKR from the coding sequence ATGAATATTGTTTATTTCTTATTTGCGCAAACCTTATTATTTGCTATCCCTTTAATGGTTGTTGCTTTAGGGGGAATGTTTTCAGAACGTAGTGGTGTTATTAATATTGCTTTGGAAGGTATCATGATTTTAGGTGGTTTCTTTGGTATTTTCTTTATTAATTTCATGCAGACAAATCAGATTTTGTCTGGCCAGGCTTTGTTGCTGGTTGCTTTATTAGTTGCTGGTGTTGTTGGGGCATTGTTTTCACTTTTACATGCATTTGCTTCTATTCACTTAAAAGCTGACCAGACAATTAGTGGGACTGCGTTGAATTTGTTTGCACCTGCTTTGGGATTATTTATTGCTAAAACTGTTCAAGATGGTGTGCAAAGTGTTATGTTTGAAAATCAATTTAGAATTGAAGCTGTTCCAATACTTTCAGATATTCCGATTTTAGGAGATTTGTTTTTTAAAAATTGTTATTTAACAACATTTATAGGTATTTTCATTTTAATTGCTTCTTATGTTTTCCTTATGAAAACAAGAATAGGTTTGCGTTTAAGATCATGTGGTGAAAACCCTCAGGCATCTGATGCGGCTGGAATTAGTGTTTATAAAATGCGATATTTAGGTGTTGTTATATCAGGTTTTCTAGCTGGAGTTGGTGGCCTTATTTATATTTTACCAATTAGTACAGAATTCAATTGTAACGTGGCTGGATATGGATTCTTGGCACTTGCAGTATTGATTTTTGGAAATTGGAAACCATGGCGAATTGCTGGAGCTGCGTTCTTCTTTGGAGTGACAAAGACGATTGCATATACATATAATTCCATATCGTTTTTAGCAGCGCTTTCTTTGCCTGCGACTGCATATAAGTTAATCCCTTATGTTGCAACTTTAATTTTGCTTGCCTTTACT